Within the Cloacibacillus sp. genome, the region TTGCGGAGCATGAGCCAGCCTACGAAGCCGGCGACAATGCCGGTGGTTATCGAGAGCAGCGCGACTTTGAAGTACATGTCGCCCACCGTGATGTTGGCCGCCGTGGAGGAGAGCTTCAGCGCCCCCTGGATGACGAGGTCGCCGGAGAGCCCCATGCCGTGGCCGAAGATGTTGACGGCGACGGCGGCGGCCATCGGCGTGAGCCCCGCCCTGATGCAGATCGGGATGAGCAGCGTGCCGACAAGCGCCGTCGCGGGAGTCGGCCAGAAGAGCGAGGCGGCGATGTAGGAGACGACGCCAAGGAAGAGATAGGACTGGTTCGCGCCGGTTATGACCTTCTTAAAGGGCAGGAACATCAGGTAGTCGGCGCCCATTTTATTAAGGACACGGAGCATAGCGACCATAAGGGAGATAACAAGCATAATGGAGAAGAGGTCCTCGCCCGCCACCATCAGGGCCTTAAAGAGCACCTGAATGGCCGCGATCACAGAACCGGTGTGTATGGCGCCAATCAGCAGAGTCCCGAGAACGCATATTATGACGATATCTTTGCGGCAGAGCATGAGGGCGATGCAGACAAATACTACGGCTACATATATAAAGTGAATGACTGAAAGTTCTGTTACCATTGAGATGCCTCCTTATAATGTTTGAAGTAGCGGGAAGGGTACGAAAATGGGGACGCGCGAAGCGTCCCCAGGATAACAGTTTTAGCAGATTTTTTCCGCGAACAGGCCGCAGCGCCCTGTGGTTTCAACCTTCTTGGCTATCTCCGTCGGGTCGCATAGGTAAAGCCCGCATTCCTTCATACGCTCAAAGTAGACGGAGCCGGAGAAGGTATATTTTGTGCCGCGGCATTCGTCCTTCTTCATCTCGTCGGTGACATGGTTGACGAAGTCTCCGACCGCGAGGGCATCCGGCAGCTCGATCAGCTCTTTGCCGGCGGCGTGCCGCACGGCGTTGCAGCCCGCGAGGGTACCCGTGACGACCGCCTCGGTGTGTCCCACCATCGCGCCGCCCTTTTCACCGGCGCAGAAGATGTTGTCCACCTCACCCTGGGCCTGAAGACTGTGGGAGCAGTTGGCGAACTGGAAGTAGCGCATCGAGTTTCCCTTGCCGCCGGCGATCGGGTCCTCATAACGGGCCTTCTCAAAGCCGGGCACGAGACACAGCTTTTCCAGCGGGAAGTAGGGGGTCATAAGCTTCGCGGGGCCGGTGTCCAGCAGGATGATGTTCTCCGCGAAGTCCTTTGTCGCGTACTGCTGACAGGCCTTCATTCCAAGTTTTTCGCTCATATTGGCGGCGGCGGGGATAGGCACGACGCAGACGCCGGTTTCGTTAAGTTTTTTGACGATATCCGCTGAGAGCGATTCCTTGAAAAGTTTACAGGAGCCGCTCATCGCGCCGAGGGAGCCGTCCTTCTTGCGTCCGTTCCACTCCTCGATCCCCGCGAGCGTGCATATGGATACGCGCGGCGCGAAGCTGTGACAGCGCAGGATGCACATGGCGCAGCCGTTGCCGTATTTCACGCAGTTGCCTGGAACGGCCGAGGTCCCCGTGGCGTCGACAAAGGCATCCGCCTCGTAGACGGAGCCGTCGCGCACGGTGACGGAGAGCATCTTACCATCTTTCTTGTCTATCTTCATCGCCGAGGCGCTTGTGACGACCTTAACGCCCAGGCCGGCGAGGTATTTTTTTACCGCGGGTTCTATCTCATATACATTGTAAAGACTCGCGTGGGCATGTCCGGGAAATTCGATGTTCTTATGTCCGGCGCATTCGTCCATGACATGAAAGAGATCGCCGCCGCCCAGCGCCGTCATCTCCTCCGCCGCCGTCTGACGCCCGTTGTTGCGGTAGATGCCGCCCACGAGCCCCGTGCCGAGGAGCATGTCTGTGCGCTCAAGAAGCACGGCCTCCGCTCCAGCCTTGACCGCCGCTATCGCCGCCGCGCAGCCTCCCCAGCCGCCGCCAACTACCACGATCTTTATTTTACTCATGTAGATAAGCCTCCCTGCGATAATTATTTTAATTCATCAATGAAGAGTAGTGATTGACTTCATTATAATGCCCCCGAAGCTATGTGTCAATCTTTATGACAAAAACAGGCAAACCGGCTCTGTATATGGTTTTTTTAGTATTAACAGCCCTGCCGCAGAAAAATTATTCGAAAAAATCTCCGCGCCAACTATTGACCAAACACGATTAATTGGGTAATCTTATGACAGTTAGTCAATCATTTGTGATGAATAATAATTCGATAAAGAATTTCTTGAGAGGGGAAGATATGATGAAGGCAAGCAAAGCCGTTCTTGCGATGCTCAAGGCTTATGACGTGACCGATGTTTTCGGCCTGCCCGGCGAGACGACGCTGAGTCTCTACGAGGCCTGGGAGGAATTTCCCGAAATAAAATACCATCTTACGAGAGACGAGAGGAACTCCGTCTTTATGGCCGACGCCTACGCGAAGGCCACCGGCCGCGTCGGGATCTGCGAGGGGCCGAGCGTCGGCGCTACGCACATGGTGCCCGGCGTCGTCGAAGCCTTCCAGTCCTGCGTGCCGCTCATCGTAATGACGACAGACATCGATCTCAAGATGGGACCTAAGAATATGCTGACCGGCTTCGACCAGTCGGCGCTCTTCAAGAGCATCGCCAAAGATTCTCTCACCGTCACCGACGCCAGCGAGATACCGCACCTCTTCCGGCGCGCCTTCCGCACGGCGACTACCGGCCGCCCCGGCCCCGTTCACATCCGCATCCCGATGGATACCTTAGAGGATGAAGTGGCGGACGGCGATATATACGCGCAGAGCCGTTACGCAACCTTCCCCGGATGCCGGAACAGCGCCGCGGCGGCGGACATCATGGAGGCGGCAAAGGCGCTCGCCGCGGCGCGCCGCCCGGTGATGATCTGCGGACAGGGGGTCGTCCATTCCTCAGCCTGGGAGGAGGCGGCACAATTGTCAAAGATGCAGGATATGCCGGTGGGTTCGACGATCAACGCAAAAGGCTGCCTCAACGACAAGGAGCCGCTGTCGATGGGCGTCATCGGCGCTCGCGGCGGCCGTGAGTGGAACAACAATATGATAAAAGAGGCCGACGTCGTGCTCTTCGCGGCGACCAGCACCGATTCCGCCAACACCGACGGCTGGAACATACCATCGCCCGCCTTGGGACAGAAGTTTATCCAGATAGATATCTCCGAACGCGAGCTCGGCAACAACTATGACGCGCTGCCGCTCTTCGGGGACGTGCGCGAGACCCTCGCGGCCCTCGCCGCGGCGCTCAAAGGAATGCCGTGTCCCGACCGCGGCGCGTGGGCCGCGCGCTGCGCAGAAGAAAAGGCGGCGCATGAAAAGAGGCTGGAGGGCGTAATGGCGCGTTACGGCGACGAGCTGCACCCGCTCTCACTCGTGCGCGCGATCGAGAGACTGACGCCCGATACGGCCTTCTTCGCCGTCGACCCCGGAAGTTCGGCGATCTATTCATCCTGCTTCCTGCGTATCGGACGCGCGGGCAGACGCGCCGCCTATAATTTCTCGATGGGGGCGCTGGGCTACGCGATACCGGCGGCGATGGGGGCGCGGTGCGGTACGGCGTCGGAGGCCCCCGTGATAGGGCTCATCGGCGACGGCAGCTTCGGCTTCTGCGGCGCGGAGCTGGAGACGGCGGCTCGCCTCGGGCTGAAGATCGTTTACGTCCTTTTCAATAACGGGGCCTTCGGCTGGATACGCGGCACTCAGCGCGTCCACACAAAAGCTGAGATCACAGAAAACTTCCGCCGCTTCACCGACTTCGCGAAGGTCGACTACGTTAAATTCGCCGAATCTATGGGGCTCAGAGGCTATCGAGTCAGCGGCATGAACGAGTTTGAAGAGGTATTCAAAAAATGCCTCGCCGCCGAGGGGCCAAGCTTCATCGACGTACCGCTGCCGCCGGAAGACCGGCAGCTTCCACCAGTCCCCGGCTGGGCCGCCGCGAATATCGCCAAAGACGAGGATATGACATACTAGATAATATAAAAGATGTCCCAAAAACGTCCCTCCGCCCCACGGCAGAGGGACGTTTTTTACACATTTAGGGTAAAATAGCTCTATCCTGCAAAGATCAGAGGTATCTTTATGGACTACAAAAATATGATGGATTTCAGGAAAAAGAGCGTCCTTATCACGGGAGGGACCGGCGGTATCGGCGGCGAGCTGGCGCGCGCCTTCGCCTCCTGCGGCGCGAAGGTGGCGATCACCGGCAGAAACATGGAGGCGGCGGAGGCGGTGCTCGCGGACTGCCGCGCCCTGAACGCCGAAGCCTGTTTCGTAAGCTGCGACCTGCTGAATACGGAAAGCATTCCCACAATGGTCGCGGAGTGCACCGACAGACTTGGGAGGATCGACATCCTCTGCAACCACGCCGGATTCAACAACAGAAAGCCGGCGCTTGAGTACACGGAAAGCGAGTGGGACAGACTGCTGGACGTCGACCTGAAGGCCGTCTTCTTTACCGCCGCCGCCGTCGCCCGACAGATGGTGGATAACGGCGTCAGGGGCAAGATAATAAACACCGCCTCCGTCTCCTCGGCGCGCGGCCACAAAAACCTCGTGGCATACGCCGCCGCGAAGGGCGGCATCCGCCAGCTGACAAAGGTGCTGGCCCACGAGTGGGCCGAATACGGCATCAACGTCAACGCCGTCGCCCCAGGTTACGTCGTCACGCCGCAGACGGAACGCTACCTGAGCGACCAGGCGACCCGCGACAAACTGCTCGCGCACATCCCCTTGGCCCGCTTCGGCCGTCCGTGCGACGTCGCCGCCACGGCCCTCTTCCTCGCCTCAGAGGGCGCCTCCTATATAACGGGACAGACGGTCTTCGTTGAGGGCGGCAGACTGATAGATTAGAAAACAAAATGGCAAGGGGAGACGCTGGAATGGAATCTCCCCTTGCCTATGTGCGAAGGGCAGGCACTTAAAAAAGGAATTTAATTTAAATACCTTTGGAGCATTCCTATTTTATTATCCGAATCACCATTGCAACCCCCTGACCGCCGCCGATACAGGCGCTGGCCATGCCGATCTCTTTATTCTGATTGATGAGGCTATAGATCAAAGTCGTTAATATTTTCGCCCCGCTGGCTCCTATGGGATGCCCCAGAGATATCGCTCCGCCGTGTACGTTGAGCTTTTCCACGTCAAACGGCATTTTTCTATGGCAGGCGATCACCTGAGCCGCGAAGGCCTCGTTGAGTTCGATCAATTCCATCTCTTCCAGGGTCATGCCCGCCTTGTCAAGAGCTATTCTCATCGCGTCAACGGGAGCGATCGGGAAGTGCTGCGGATCGGTCGCCGTAACTGCATAGCTCACGATCTCCGCCATTGGCTTCAATCCGTTCACCCGTGCCCATTCCGCGCCAGCGACAAATACCGCGCTTCCCGCATCGCAGAGCGCGGAGCTGGAACCTGCCGTTATCGTACCATTTTCTTTTTTAAAGATCGCCGGCAGCTTTGCCAGCGCTTCCAGCGAAATATCCCTGCGCGGTATCTCGTCCGTATCTAAAATAAGCTCGCCTTTTTTCTTGTCTTTTAAGGTTATTGGTACGATCTCATCCTTGAAAAGGCCCTTCTCTATGGCCTCCGCCGCCTTTTTATGGCTGTAATATGAAAATTCGTCCTGCTCTTCGCGGGTAATGGAGAGCTCGGGTATCACGTAATTCTCAGTTATCTCTCCCATAAGCGCACCCGCCAAAGGACATTGGAAGCCGTCGGCGTGCAGCGCGTCAAGCGCCTCTTGCTTGCCCATACGGAATCCCCAGCGGGCGCCTGGCAGGAGATAGGGGGTGTTGGTAGCGCTTTCCATGCCTCCGGCGAGGATCGCCTTTGCGTCACCGAGACGTATCCTGTCGGCGGCCAACATGACTGTACGCAGCCCCGAACCGCAGCGGATATTTACGGTGAAGGCAGGAACATTTACAGGAATACCGGCTTTATACATCGCGCTGCGCGCCGGATTGGCTCCCACGCCAGCCTGCCAGCCGTTGCCCAAAATGACCTCTTCCACCGATTCACACGGAGCGCCGGAACGAAGCACCGCCTCTTTGAGCGCGGACGCTCCCAGATCCGTCGCGGAAAATTTTTTAAACTGTCCGCCGAATTTTCCGCCGGCGGTGCGGCAGGCGCTTAAAATAACGGCCTTTTCCATTTATGCGACCTCCAATCCACGATAGACGGCAATATCCTCCGCAACTTCATAATCGGCCTCTGTATTTGCCCTTATCTGTTCCTGGGTCACCTCCGGAGCGATCTCTATCAGGGTCACCTTTCCATCCTTTATTGTAAATACGGCAAACTCGGTCACAACCATATCCACAACGCCGACCGCCGTGAGCGGCAGCGTGCATTTCTTTAATATTTTAGGAGCGCCCTTTTTTGTAACATGGGTCATCGCCACATATACGCGCCTGGCTCCGACAACAAGATCCATCGCCCCTCCCATCCCTGGCACGCTCTTGCCGGGAATCCACCAGTTTGCGAGATTGCCGTGCTGATCGACCTCCAGCGTTCCCAGTACGGTCGCATCGATATGGCCGCCCCTGATAAGCCCGAAACTCGTATCGCTTGAGAAGAAGCTGCCGCCTGGCAGGAGGCTGATAAAGCGCCCGCCGGCTCCTATACACTTATAATTCGGCACGGGCGGAGGCGGACCTATACCGATAGCGCCGTTTTCCGCCTGAAATATGACATGCTTTCCCTCCGGGATGTAATCGGCGACAAGCGTAGGAATTCCAATGCCGAGGTTCACCACCTCCCCTTCCTCAAATTCCATGGCTATTCTCTTTGCTATGCGCTCTCTGACGAGCTGTTCATCAAGTTCTGGCAGCATAGATGGAATCTCCTTTCAATACCAGCATATCAACAAGAACACCTTGGGTCACAATGTTGTCATGGTCCAGTTCGCCGACATTCACAACCTCGTCCACCTCGGCGATTACGATCTTTGCCGCAGTCGCCATCGTCGGGTTGAAGTTCTTGTTCGTCCCAGTGTACGTAAGATTGCCCATCCGGTCGGCCCTGAAGGCCCGCACCAAGGCGACGTCGGCTGTAAGCGGCAGCTCGAGGATATATTTTTTACCATTGACCTCGATGACCTCTTTCCCCTCTTCGACTACGGTACCGACGCCTGTCGGGGTGAGAAAACCGCCTAGCCCGGCGCCTCCGGCCCTGATCTTTTCCACATATGTCCCCTGCGGAAAGAGCTCAAGTTCCATCTTTCCCTCATGAAAGAGCCGTCCGGTAGTCTTGTTGAGCCCCACATGGGAGGCGATAACCTTCTTACAGCGCCCGCCTGCGACAAGTTTTCCCTGTCCGCAGAATTCATAGATCGTGTCGTTGGAAATCAGTGTCAGCTGGTCGGTCCCCTGGTCGTAGAGCGCGTCCGTGAGAGTATAGGGAATCCCTCCGTAATTGAACCCGCCAACCATGACTGAGTCACCACTCTTTATACATCTGACGGCCTCCTGCGCGGAAACCACAGGTTTGATGATTTTTTTAGGCATCACACGATTCCTCCCTCTCCTGAAAGCCCTTTCTTTTTAAGATTGATCTTCTGCATAATATAAATTGCCGCAATTATCGCGACTCCGATCAGGTTGCTCGTCAGAGTCGGATATATTATCAAAAATGGAACGCAGAGCAAAAGCAGCCTCTCCACGATATTGAGATCGCTGGCCAAATAACCCTGCACCCCGGCAGAGAGTCCCAGAATCCCGATCAGCGCCGTAACACAGCCTATCAATATGTGGAATACATTCCCCTGCAGAAGCAGATAGGGATTGTACACGAACATAAAGGGGACGAGAAAACCGGCGGCGGCGGTGACAAGCGCCGTAAAACCAGTCTTGATCGGATTCGATTTGGCGATGCCGGAGGCCGCATAGGTGGCCAGCGCCACAGGCGGCGTAACATCCGCCAGCACGCCGAAATAGAGACAGAAAAGATGCGCCGACATCATGGGAACTCCCATCTGAGCAAGCGCTGGCGCGGCCAGAGTAGAGGTAATGATGTACTGCGCCGTAGTGGGCACACCCATCCCCAGGATGATCGAACCGATCATCGTCAGTATCAGCGCCAGCGGGAGGATTCCGTGCGACAGGCTAAGAACAAACGAGGAAAAGGCCAGCCCCACGCCCGTGATGGCGATAACGCCGATGACGATACCTGAGCAGGCGCAGGCGGCCGCCACCTCGATGGCTCCGGTGCCGCCGGAGATCAGCGCCGCGATAATCTTTTTGGGCGTCATCCTGTGCTCTTTGTCACCAAGCCATGAAAAGACTATTATCGCAATGATCGACCAGAAGACGGCCATGGTCGGAGAATAGCCCAGCGCGAGAAATACGATCAGCGCCAATATCGGCAGGAGAAGGTGAGCTCCATTGCGCAGAACGACCCTGACCTTGGGGATATCCTCTTTATCAAGGCGTGCCATGCGCTTTTTACCGGCGCGGAAATGGACCATCGCCATGATCGATATAAAGTAAAGCGTTGCCGGTATCGCCGCCGCAACGACGATCTCCCAGTATGAGACGCCAAGGAACTGCGCCATAACGAAGGCCGCCGCTCCCATTACAGGGGGCATTACCTGCCCTCCTGTCAAGGCGCAGGCAACTATCGCTCCGGCAAATTCTGAATTATAACCAGCCTGCTTCATTAGAGGGATCGTGAACGC harbors:
- a CDS encoding 3-oxoacid CoA-transferase subunit B, with the translated sequence MLPELDEQLVRERIAKRIAMEFEEGEVVNLGIGIPTLVADYIPEGKHVIFQAENGAIGIGPPPPVPNYKCIGAGGRFISLLPGGSFFSSDTSFGLIRGGHIDATVLGTLEVDQHGNLANWWIPGKSVPGMGGAMDLVVGARRVYVAMTHVTKKGAPKILKKCTLPLTAVGVVDMVVTEFAVFTIKDGKVTLIEIAPEVTQEQIRANTEADYEVAEDIAVYRGLEVA
- a CDS encoding thiamine pyrophosphate-binding protein, with the protein product MMKASKAVLAMLKAYDVTDVFGLPGETTLSLYEAWEEFPEIKYHLTRDERNSVFMADAYAKATGRVGICEGPSVGATHMVPGVVEAFQSCVPLIVMTTDIDLKMGPKNMLTGFDQSALFKSIAKDSLTVTDASEIPHLFRRAFRTATTGRPGPVHIRIPMDTLEDEVADGDIYAQSRYATFPGCRNSAAAADIMEAAKALAAARRPVMICGQGVVHSSAWEEAAQLSKMQDMPVGSTINAKGCLNDKEPLSMGVIGARGGREWNNNMIKEADVVLFAATSTDSANTDGWNIPSPALGQKFIQIDISERELGNNYDALPLFGDVRETLAALAAALKGMPCPDRGAWAARCAEEKAAHEKRLEGVMARYGDELHPLSLVRAIERLTPDTAFFAVDPGSSAIYSSCFLRIGRAGRRAAYNFSMGALGYAIPAAMGARCGTASEAPVIGLIGDGSFGFCGAELETAARLGLKIVYVLFNNGAFGWIRGTQRVHTKAEITENFRRFTDFAKVDYVKFAESMGLRGYRVSGMNEFEEVFKKCLAAEGPSFIDVPLPPEDRQLPPVPGWAAANIAKDEDMTY
- a CDS encoding acetyl-CoA C-acyltransferase; amino-acid sequence: MEKAVILSACRTAGGKFGGQFKKFSATDLGASALKEAVLRSGAPCESVEEVILGNGWQAGVGANPARSAMYKAGIPVNVPAFTVNIRCGSGLRTVMLAADRIRLGDAKAILAGGMESATNTPYLLPGARWGFRMGKQEALDALHADGFQCPLAGALMGEITENYVIPELSITREEQDEFSYYSHKKAAEAIEKGLFKDEIVPITLKDKKKGELILDTDEIPRRDISLEALAKLPAIFKKENGTITAGSSSALCDAGSAVFVAGAEWARVNGLKPMAEIVSYAVTATDPQHFPIAPVDAMRIALDKAGMTLEEMELIELNEAFAAQVIACHRKMPFDVEKLNVHGGAISLGHPIGASGAKILTTLIYSLINQNKEIGMASACIGGGQGVAMVIRIIK
- a CDS encoding glucose 1-dehydrogenase, which encodes MDYKNMMDFRKKSVLITGGTGGIGGELARAFASCGAKVAITGRNMEAAEAVLADCRALNAEACFVSCDLLNTESIPTMVAECTDRLGRIDILCNHAGFNNRKPALEYTESEWDRLLDVDLKAVFFTAAAVARQMVDNGVRGKIINTASVSSARGHKNLVAYAAAKGGIRQLTKVLAHEWAEYGINVNAVAPGYVVTPQTERYLSDQATRDKLLAHIPLARFGRPCDVAATALFLASEGASYITGQTVFVEGGRLID
- a CDS encoding CoA transferase subunit A is translated as MPKKIIKPVVSAQEAVRCIKSGDSVMVGGFNYGGIPYTLTDALYDQGTDQLTLISNDTIYEFCGQGKLVAGGRCKKVIASHVGLNKTTGRLFHEGKMELELFPQGTYVEKIRAGGAGLGGFLTPTGVGTVVEEGKEVIEVNGKKYILELPLTADVALVRAFRADRMGNLTYTGTNKNFNPTMATAAKIVIAEVDEVVNVGELDHDNIVTQGVLVDMLVLKGDSIYAART
- a CDS encoding TRAP transporter permease — protein: MIPPTETVQEDKIIIVDPEESKKRILSGYQYYLVAGIAIIASIFHLYTAAFDLFDAMTQRSWHWMFMGSLLFLCYPMSQKRGSKTRIEWLDWILAGALVFGCANILYNYEAIAMREGSAIPSDIYIGCIMVFLVIEGTRRSMGWPLPIMAIIAILYGIFGPYMPGILAHGGFNLDELAPFLYLRTDGIFGVPLGVSASFIFLFILFGAFLSSSGAGQFFIDLAVAVAGRSQGGPGKAAVVASGLMGTVSGSSCGNAVTTGAFTIPLMKQAGYNSEFAGAIVACALTGGQVMPPVMGAAAFVMAQFLGVSYWEIVVAAAIPATLYFISIMAMVHFRAGKKRMARLDKEDIPKVRVVLRNGAHLLLPILALIVFLALGYSPTMAVFWSIIAIIVFSWLGDKEHRMTPKKIIAALISGGTGAIEVAAACACSGIVIGVIAITGVGLAFSSFVLSLSHGILPLALILTMIGSIILGMGVPTTAQYIITSTLAAPALAQMGVPMMSAHLFCLYFGVLADVTPPVALATYAASGIAKSNPIKTGFTALVTAAAGFLVPFMFVYNPYLLLQGNVFHILIGCVTALIGILGLSAGVQGYLASDLNIVERLLLLCVPFLIIYPTLTSNLIGVAIIAAIYIMQKINLKKKGLSGEGGIV
- a CDS encoding FAD-dependent oxidoreductase codes for the protein MSKIKIVVVGGGWGGCAAAIAAVKAGAEAVLLERTDMLLGTGLVGGIYRNNGRQTAAEEMTALGGGDLFHVMDECAGHKNIEFPGHAHASLYNVYEIEPAVKKYLAGLGVKVVTSASAMKIDKKDGKMLSVTVRDGSVYEADAFVDATGTSAVPGNCVKYGNGCAMCILRCHSFAPRVSICTLAGIEEWNGRKKDGSLGAMSGSCKLFKESLSADIVKKLNETGVCVVPIPAAANMSEKLGMKACQQYATKDFAENIILLDTGPAKLMTPYFPLEKLCLVPGFEKARYEDPIAGGKGNSMRYFQFANCSHSLQAQGEVDNIFCAGEKGGAMVGHTEAVVTGTLAGCNAVRHAAGKELIELPDALAVGDFVNHVTDEMKKDECRGTKYTFSGSVYFERMKECGLYLCDPTEIAKKVETTGRCGLFAEKIC